DNA sequence from the Halorussus limi genome:
GGAATGGCCGTCGTCCTCCCGCTGATCATCTACGGGTCGTATCGCCACCAGCAGTTCGTGGAGCGACTCCTGATGAAGGTGATAGGCCCCATCGCCAAGCGCGTCGAACGGATCAATGCCGACAACGTCCGGGACCGCATCGACGAGTTCTACGAGTTGGTCGACCGAATCGCCGCGAGTCGGGGGCAACTCGCCAAGACGCTCGTCTACGCCTACGTCGGTTGGCTCTTCTTCGCCGCGCCGCTCTACTTCGCGGGGCTGACCCTCGGCGTGAGCCACCAACTCACGCCGATACTGGTGCTGTTCGTCGTCCCGGCGAGTTCGCTCGCGGGCGTCGTCCCCACGCCGGGCGGCGTCGGGGGCGTCGAGTTCGCGCTGGTGGGGCTGATAGTCGCGCTGACCACCCTCCAGGCCGACGTGGCCGCGAGCGCCGCGCTGGTCTACCGAGTGGCGAGTTACTGGTTCGCGCTGGCGCTCGGCGGTATCGCGGCGTTCTTCGTCATCCACCGGACCTGACGCGAGTGAGACGCCCGCCGGACGCGCCCCGCCGCGAACTCCGAGGGAGTCCGTGAACGCCGACTCAGACGTTCAGGAACGACCCGACGACGATGCGGGTGAACACCGCGATGAGACTGGACGACCACATCAGGAACACGAAGTGCATGTAGGAGTTGACCTTGTGGCCGCCGTCGGCGATGCGAATCATCAGCGACGACAGCACGGCGTTGAGGAGGGTGATGATGACGAGCAGGTACTCGATGGTCGGGATGTCGTACACGTTGGTGTGGATGATGGTCGTGATGTCGAGTTGACTGCTGTTGAGACCGATGGACATCTGGGACAGCACTTGGACGATTTCGAGACCGATGAAGAACGCGAAGGTGGAGGCCGCGGTAATCCCGTAGAGGACGCCGATGAGCGTCACGGTGGACTGGGCGCGGCGCTCGCGC
Encoded proteins:
- a CDS encoding lysylphosphatidylglycerol synthase transmembrane domain-containing protein is translated as MSTETSGEVFDRRTTLKVIAGFAVAGLLLYFFGRVIGWNEILRTFRNANPVWIGLACLSTVVSLVIWAKSWDIILCTVGIDVPFPKIVTTYFAATFADYATPFGKAGGGPFIAYVLAADTEANYQDSLASVVTADLLNLLPFFTFAGLGTLALLIQGEVPKQAELLVAGLGGMAVVLPLIIYGSYRHQQFVERLLMKVIGPIAKRVERINADNVRDRIDEFYELVDRIAASRGQLAKTLVYAYVGWLFFAAPLYFAGLTLGVSHQLTPILVLFVVPASSLAGVVPTPGGVGGVEFALVGLIVALTTLQADVAASAALVYRVASYWFALALGGIAAFFVIHRT